A single Streptomyces sp. 2114.4 DNA region contains:
- a CDS encoding MIP/aquaporin family protein, which translates to MYSNGDIVVGEVIGTAILILFGAGVCAAVTLHYSKAKDAGWVVIAFGWGMGVLAGAYTAAPLSGGHLNPAVTLGSAVAGGTEWSKVPLYIAAQMVGAVIGAVLAWALYYAQFAANAERDKAQPTLGIFSTGPEIRKPAANLVTEIIATVGLVLPLLFFGRNPGIGIGQVPGEHVGVYGSGINVLLVALLVVGIGLSLGGPTGYAINPARDLGPRLVHALLPIPNKGSSDWSYSWIPVAGPLIGAVLSGLVYHAAF; encoded by the coding sequence ATGTATTCCAATGGGGACATCGTCGTCGGTGAAGTGATCGGCACCGCGATACTCATACTTTTCGGGGCCGGTGTGTGCGCCGCCGTCACCCTGCACTACTCCAAGGCGAAGGACGCCGGCTGGGTCGTGATCGCCTTCGGCTGGGGCATGGGCGTACTGGCCGGCGCCTACACCGCGGCGCCGCTGTCCGGCGGGCACCTCAACCCCGCGGTGACGCTCGGCTCGGCGGTCGCGGGCGGCACCGAGTGGTCGAAGGTGCCGCTGTACATCGCGGCCCAGATGGTCGGTGCGGTGATCGGGGCCGTACTGGCCTGGGCGCTGTACTACGCGCAGTTCGCCGCCAACGCGGAACGGGACAAGGCCCAGCCGACGCTGGGGATCTTCTCCACCGGCCCGGAGATCCGCAAGCCGGCCGCCAACCTCGTCACCGAGATCATCGCCACCGTCGGTCTGGTGCTGCCGCTGCTGTTCTTCGGCCGGAACCCGGGCATCGGCATCGGCCAGGTCCCCGGCGAGCACGTGGGCGTCTACGGCTCCGGGATCAATGTACTGCTGGTCGCCCTGCTGGTCGTCGGGATCGGGCTGTCGCTGGGCGGGCCCACCGGCTACGCCATCAACCCCGCCCGTGACCTCGGGCCGCGTCTGGTGCACGCGCTGCTGCCGATCCCCAACAAGGGTTCCTCGGACTGGAGTTACTCCTGGATCCCGGTGGCCGGGCCGCTGATCGGCGCGGTGCTGTCCGGCCTGGTCTACCACGCGGCGTTCTGA